The Candidatus Poribacteria bacterium genome contains the following window.
CAATAAATTTGTAACAATCAAGAATTGGACCGCACGCGGGTTGAAAGACTTCTGTGTCGATGGTCTGCTCGGCAGTGGAATAAACAAAGTGTCGTGTCCTTTCGACAAGTGCGCAGGTAGGCAAATCTGCGATAACGTCACACATTAACTACGACACATGACACTTTACGTTTCACGTTTCACGCCTCACTCGACACATCAAACCGATCAATGATTCCCATAACCAACTCTCTTATGGGAGCAGTTTCGATTTCAAAGACCTCTTGGGCGACGCCCGGTCCTGCCCCAACAAGCACGATGTCGTTCTCTCCCGCCCCAACATAGTCAACAGCGATCGTCGGCGTTCGTACCAACTGCGATTTCAAACTCAACGGTTGAACAAGCAGAAGGGTTCGATTGTCATAGGCAGGGTGCTTAATGACCGAAACCACTTTACCAATGACCTTTGCAATGTACATCACTCCTCCACTTCTTCGGTTACGGTAATCGAATCAACAATTCCCACCACAGCCACATCGACCGGCATTGTACGTTCCGCTGATACAAATACAGCGTCTCCACCGGTGACGATATAGACCAATTCGCCATACCCCGCCGCACCTTGTATATCAACAGCGGTGACCGGATCGCCTATAGATCCGCCCTCCGCATCGAGGGGTTGTACGACCAACAGCCGATAACCCACCAAGCTCGGATCTTTTCGAGTTGCGACAATGGTACCGATAACCTTTGCAATATCCATAGGCTAATAAAACGCGCTCCCACCTAACGCCTTTGAATTCCATACTCCTCCATTTTGGAATGGAGTGTATTCCGATTGATTCCGAGAATTTCAGCGGCTTTCCTACGATTCCACCCGGTACGCTCAAGAATAAACTCAAAGAGCGGTTTCTCAACGGCAGCGCGAATATCGGCGTGAAGCGATCCTGAGGAAGCTCCCGATTCGATAAATTCCTCTACGCGCTCCAGCATAAGCGAAGCGAGGCGGCTCTCAAAACCTGTAGGTGCCTGTGTACTAGAAACCGTTGGTCCGCCAGCAAGTTCCGCAAAATGTTCCGGCAGGAGTACCTGACCCGCACACATCACGAGCGCACGCTTCAAGCTATTCTCAAGTTCGCGGACATTTCCGGGCCAATCATAAACCATCAGCAGCTTGAACGCTTCGGGCGAAATTGTCCCTTTGGGCTGACCATAATCCCGAGCATAACCGGACATAAAAAAATCCACCAGTTCCGGGATATCCTCTTTCCGTTCACGTAAGGGCGGCAAAAAGATTGGCACGACATTGAGCCGATAGAACAGATCTTCCCGAAACGTACCCTCCTGAATTGCCAAATCAAGGCGTCGATTCGTCGCGGCAATCACCCGCACATCTACCTTGCGAATCTCATTTGATCCAATCGGCTCGACCTCCCGCTCTTGGAGAACACGCAACAACTTCATCTGTACCTCTAT
Protein-coding sequences here:
- a CDS encoding EutN/CcmL family microcompartment protein yields the protein MYIAKVIGKVVSVIKHPAYDNRTLLLVQPLSLKSQLVRTPTIAVDYVGAGENDIVLVGAGPGVAQEVFEIETAPIRELVMGIIDRFDVSSEA
- a CDS encoding EutN/CcmL family microcompartment protein, yielding MDIAKVIGTIVATRKDPSLVGYRLLVVQPLDAEGGSIGDPVTAVDIQGAAGYGELVYIVTGGDAVFVSAERTMPVDVAVVGIVDSITVTEEVEE